The Vanrija pseudolonga chromosome 1, complete sequence genomic sequence AGCAAGGAATAATGTAATGAACGAGTGCTTCTGGGTCAAGAGGTGACAGACAggtgggcgacgagagcgtcGTCACAGCATGATGCATCTcgacacgtcgtcgcgctcgttgGTCGGCGTGCATGACCCAACCGACCCCCGCaccgcacgccgcctccgacgccgccgccattgaAGGGaatcgccaccgccgtcgccgccgccgagcgccgccgagcaaAAGTCACAACATGCAGCAGTTGCATGCTTTTGGCTCGTTGTCTGACCCATGGTAGGTAGGTTTGATGCGTCTTTGGGCCGTTTCGCGTCGCAGGGCAAGGGCCGCGGGGAGTCGACCGGCCCTGGACAACAAAGGGACCACAGGGGGGGAACGCTCGCTGCCTCTGGCGTCattctccttcttggccacccacccgcgATAAAGTGGCGCACACTGGTCCTCCCAGGTCGGTCCGCGATCTCTCCTCTGCCTCTCTGCTGCACACGAGTGCCCACTGCCTCGCTCGTCTTTCACGCGGCTTTGCTTGAAAACGCCCCGCTCATGCGGGATCGTCATGACGCCTTTGGCCGTTCACGCGTCAAACTACAAAGTAGGCAggtaggcaggcaggcaggtcgtccacagtcgccgccgctgctgctgctgctgctgctgccgccgccgcccacccgaCCGCCCGACCCGACGACGCACCTGTGCTTCCCTAGCCCAAAGCAGAAGATTTCGAACAAGGCGGCGGATCCATCTAGTATTCTACAACACAATGCCTCGGTCGTCCTAATGCAGCTAACCTGTTGCGGGGGGGGGATGGGCAAGAATAACAAAAAGGGAGAGTGAGATGGGTGGAGTCTGTGTCAAGATGCAGGGCCAGGGACCAGACAGGCAGCACTGTGGGCAGACAAGAGCCTTGGAGCCCAGGCAGCCGCGCGATCTCTAACATGAGACCCCCTGGCTTCGTTCCTGAAAGAGTTACATAAAGTCGTCATCTTCTTCGGCGTCGTCACTGTCCGTGACTTGTGGCCGTCTCTGTGCCGATGCAGTAGTCGGGTCGTGTGCTAGTGCTGATGCTGATGCTGATGCGTGTGATGGGGgctgctcgagctcagcCATGGCTTGATCAAATGGTATAATGTGGTCGCCTTCGGGGTCGGTCGTGGCTTCGGCGTCTGCAGCTGTAGTAGTGGGCAGCCgcaccgaccccgccgaACTTTCCGGTCCCCGTCTTGCTCCCTCACCAGGGGGCGTGTTTGGGCCTGTGGTTGTCACCTTCCCATtctggccgccgagcggccTCGGGGTGCGTGACGGCGCAGTGTGATGCTGTTCGCTTGTGGCAGTGGTGCGAGGGGGTGCCTCCCcaccgccgagcacgtcctcggcgccaaggaaTGGCACGCGGTCGacccgctccgcctcgtcgtcctcgtcgtcgccattcTCGCCCGACACATCCTGGTCCACAGGATCGTGTAGCAGCGGGTCGTAGTGAAAgtccatgtcctcgtcgtcgtcggccacaATCCGTGCGTACTCGAGGAACAAGCGGAACATGTACGCCTGCAGATCTTCGAGGCGGAACATGCGCTCAACAAAGCACTTGCCGTTGTgggcgagcgccttggccgtgCCGTCAAACATGAGGTCAGGCTGCTTTGGCGAGCCGCGGAAGAAGGCGAGGATATCGGTGAGATCGGAAAAGTCGAGCTTTGAAGGAATGTACATGAACCAGCTGGGAATGTCAGCGCGTCAGGCATGTCGTCCACGTACGGAATGAGATGCGGCTGAAACCACTCTGTGAAGATGCCACTTTTGATGACGACCGAGTTTGTGCTCATGAGGCGCCTGAAGCGCCCACTCCAGCCATTACCGTCAATGTCGAGCAAGAACTTGTGCTTGTTCATGACGGTCGACCGCTGGAACCGCGCGAATTTAATCTCACGCTCCATGTCGTCGCAGGTtccgtcgtcctcgtcgcacTGGATCGGCTGTCCGGCAAGCGCCATGTCAAAGAAGTAGTTGCCTACCCCCCACGCCGAGCCATTCTCAGTCCTGTATCCCAGCGGCGGCACATTCTGCCTCAACTGGCCGTAGTGCCCGTTGGCATGTGCGTGCTCTTGCTCGTGCCCATGCCCGAGGTCTGGCACCATGAAGCTCGTCAACCCCAACGAGTGGTTGTTTGCAAAGTGGTGAAGCCGGACGCGGTGGGACTGGCGCCACGGCACGTCGCGAGTCATCTCTGCCATGCCCGTTGGTGATCCGCGCCACACGAGACGCGCGTCCGACTTTTTCTCCCATACGGGATCGCGGCCCGTGCGGTCGGCGAACTGGTCGAGCGGGGTGACGAGAATGTCCGAGTTGATGCTCGTCTTGGCCAGGCTGAACAGTGGAAGGAGCTGCGAGTGCGGCCGCGGGTGCGACTCGGGCGTGTGGGCCTCGAGCGTGAGCCCGTGCAGCGGCACAATGTAGGGGTTGTGGCAAAAGTCTCCGGCCTCGAGGCTGTTGTAGATGAACGACTTGCCCTCGTACCCTGTTGGGTTTGTGcgcagcgccgagtcgggcggGCACGAtcgtccgagctcgacattgccgttgtcttcctcgtcgaggagggacgTGTCTgtggggggtgtgagcggcgtgGCGCAGATCAAAGAAAGAACTCACGCTGCCCCTTGAGtccgagcgaggcgagggacGAGCGGCGTCCCCATGAGAGATAGATCTGTGGCTGGTCAAAGATGGAAAATGTGGCATTGAGGTCTgggaggtggtgggcgaAGGATCGAACGAGTCTGGAGAGAGAGAAGGTGTCAGCTTGCCTCCCACCCTTCCGCGTCAACTCACTTCACCGCTGCCTTGGCCCGTGGCCACGTCCCTTCCCAAGCCAGACCGCCCTTGTCCTCGATGCGGGGCCGCACGCGCCCATTCTTGATTTCCAGCACAAACACCTCGTTCATCTTCATGACCTTCGCGAGCCTCCGTCTGACCTCTTTCCGCGGCAAGGCCCAGaacggcgcgaggtcgaggttgatcCGGTCGTACTCGTCGGGCAGGACGAGCTGGTTCTCGCTCGCAAACGCCCACCACAGGTCGAAGCCCTTGGGCGGGACGCGGCCGTACCGCCGCTCGTACTCCATCGTCGCTtcggcgagcgtgcggcTCTGGCGCGCAAGCAGCTCCTCccaccgccgctcgccgagcgccagcagcaaggGGATCGggtgcggcgccgactcGTCCTTCGACACCACCATGTGGCCGGTACTCGAGAAGACGTGGTGCGAGTGCTTGTgctgtgccgccgccgcggagcgCAGCGCCTCCGCGCCAgctgttgtcgttgtcgccgacgcgttgCCGTAGATCCCTCGCAGGCGCGCCAGGTCGGCAAAGTACGCTTCGACGGGCGACACGAACCTGCACGGCGGCTCAGGCGGCGCAAGCCAGCGGAAGGGCTGCGTGCTCACGTGGTCGaggagcccgtcgtcgccgagccagtggaggaggaggagcgtggccaccacgacgaggaggaggagtagccgccgtgggcgggcggggcggagcaGCCGCCGAGCAAAAGGCGGGACCCAGGCCGGGGGTGACtgcggtgtcgtcgtcgctccgcGCTTCGGCGTCGTGAGGAAGCGGCGAGATGTCGAAGACGacacgcggcgcgcatgTACCTTGCGCGCGATGGGCGACATGGCGCGGGCTTTCGGCTTGGACGAAGAGGAACTcggcgctggctcgtcgtcgtcgttgctgtcCACGAGGGCGGCGTAGACCCCCGCAGCAGTAGCGGCACTGCCAGACGACACGctctcgccgcgctgccgtcgtgaccccgaggccgagtcggcgcgcgagcgcgtgcgggTGTGCGAGAGGCGCATGGGGTGGGCGTGTGGGTTGATGAGAGAGTGCAGCATGCATCGATCTGCTGTTCGTGATCGCTTGCAGTCGTTGCTGCTGtctgccgtcggcgtccggTTACCTGTCCCTTTCCTATTTCCGCCAGGAGTCGTGGCCTGGGCGAGCAAGGGGCGATCTGCAAATGACAGGACAGACTGGCAACTGAATAcgctgcgcggcgccagGCACTAAGGAGAGCTTGATTGTCTCGGATACAGACGAGCGGCGGTCGGCTCTgcaagctgctgctgctgcaatgCATCTGGGCCAAGTCgtgtgcgccgcctgccgctgtAGAGCCGCATGCCGCACGCTGGTCACATTGATTCGAGCAAGCTACGGTAGAACAgattgcggcggcggccaacaACGCGCGCCAATGCCGCAGATATCTTTACGAGAGCCCGCcggccgctggctggctggctggctgacagcgccgcgccgccgcctgctcgtgcACATGACAATCCAGGGCGAGCCGCCAGCCGGCACAGCGGCGTCCATTCATTCACATGTCAGTCATGACAGCGGCATTTGGTGGCCACAAATTCAACACAGCGCAGTGAATGCATGTATCCTGCCAGCGGCTCAAGCCCCTGCGCAGCCTAGATCCACTACGCCCACACTCCAATAGGGCACGCCTTCCACCCCTCtacgcgccgccagccaggcgcaAGTTCTGCCGCCGCGGGGTTGTCACCGCCAGTGGCCCCAGACTCGGCTTCTGGGCGCCGGGAAGCGAGCTGTACTCCGGTGTCAGCTGTGGCACACACACGGGGgccgccactcaccttgCGCTCCAGGGATCGCACGTTGGCCTCCATCGCCTCAAGGCTGGCCTCGACGCTGACGTCAAGCTGctctggctcgtcgccgtcattcacctcgagcccgtcgagctcggcatccgagtcgtcctcgtcctcgtcccctGCTGCCGCAGGCGCAGGtaggagctcggcgaggctgtcgaggcTTGGCGCCGCGTCAGTCGTCTCGGCGACCGTGGCGTAGATCCGTCGCAGCACCTCATCGTCGTGGAACAGTTCACGCGCCAGCTGGCGCACCGCTTCggtcttgtcgtcgtccgtcacctgcagcgcgtcgacgcgcccaCTCCACAGCGTGAACAGCCACGTGGCCAGCGTCCAGCGGTACGAGGCCAcctccttgcgctgctcggcggcgtcgtcggccgtctcTGCTGGcggggcgtggcggggcgcGGTCTCCAGAATGGCCGACACCAGCTGCTCGGACAGCTGTGACGCGACCACGGCGGACGTGTGCAACTCGGCGAGTTGGGACAGCAATGGCGTCCAGACGAGCAAGCTTTCCTGCGGGGGTGCCGTCGCGCTCTTGCTTGGGCGTTTTCTGTCGTCAGCACAGCTTCCACCCCACAACTCACTTCCGCGCCACGGGcacaaggccgacgcgcacgacggcctcgacaagctcctcgacatcGGCGCCCTCCACTTCCCGCTTGAGCCGGCCCAGCGCCTGTCCGCTCTCGTTCGCCatgccgacctcgcgcgcgcgcacgcgggcCTTGACGACCTTCTTCCAGCGGCTCACgagcccctcggcgcgcgcacgtcggtCCCACCTACCACcagagctcgacgccgagctcgacagcaACGGCAGGAACGAGTTGCGGTGCAGGTAGTCGACCGCCTGCTCCATTGCCCTCCGGAGCAGCGGGAGCGGGGGCAGGTCCTCGTGCGTTGCGCGGTGGcgcagggcgacgagcgacggcggcagcccgagcgacgccgcgagGTGCGATATTGGGCGGGCATAGGGGCCTGGGCAGGAGTGTGAGCTGGAACAAGACTACAATCACATCAGCACACACCAGTTTGTAACGGGTCCACCATGCCATTGACGAAGCGCACAACAGCCATGGCGTAGGTCATGcggagcacgccggcgtcgtgtgccgacgccgcggggTACGGCAACGCcagggcgccgacgagcgtgtGCAGGAGGTGCAGGAAGGccgggcagctcggcgacgagatgTAGACTGCCATGCGGGACAGGGCGGCCTGCCTCGTCTCGTCTGTCGCGGCCGGGGAGAAGATGAGGTCGTacagctcggccagctcggccttggaggCCCATGGgacgcggcggggcgggcgcaTGGTGGTgtcgtgtggtggtgggtgggagcGAGCAGTCGAAGTGGAGGTGACAACAAAATTCTGTTATcggtgtgtgggtggtgacGCAAAGCACCCAGTAGCCAGTGCCCTAATACAAAAAATGGTTACTTTCTATGGATTGTGGGATTTGTTTTTTGTTATTGGGTGCTTGATCTTTTGTGCTGCTATTAGACCTGTGGGCTGATCCCGGCCTGCCCCTTAGACCCGTTGGCGGCTTATCCTTATGGATTTTTGTAATGCCCTCTTTTGATCCCTTGTAATGGAGATGAACTACAAATGTAACCGCTGGCTGTGGAGGGCCCGAatccgccgtcgccacgaCGGATCGAACCCCGGTCCGATACTTTTCTGAGACATGCACTTCTCAGCCAAAGAGGTATCTTCATCCCTTGTGCTCGCGGCACATGTTGCGTCTCATACAAGTCGTTTGAGACTATAAGCCGTCGCAGCATGCAGCCAGCAAAGGTGGGCAGTCGGCGGCCAGCCAACAAACAGTCAATGCCTGCGCAGAGACAATGCATACACTACACAACATGCCACGGTCAACGTGCATGCAACTAACTCTATTGTTggaccgcgcgcgcagtTACAAGTGGTGCTCTGGAAGGTTAGCTATGCACGCCCACCCCGCTGCACCCACTTGGAAGCGTCTCGAGGGGACGACTAATCTTGAGCGTCTTCAAGCTGTTACGCCAGGCCTTCTGGGCACCAAAGGCGAACCCGCCGAACCGCGAGCCGGGGACGTATggctcctcgcccgcgtcgccggccttctcggcatgactcggcgtcggggagggCTCCTTCATGCCGTTGTACACGTCCcacgcgccggcagcgacctTGGTCTGGGGTGTACTGGCTGTCAGTTGGTGCGGGGAGAGTCGCCACTCACAGGTTGGCATAGTTCTCCCACTTGAAGAGCGAACGCTGCGCACGCGCCTTCTCACGGAGGAAGATGCcctggtgggttagctgGTGGAGAGGCTCTGGTACCCACAACGAGGATGTTAAGGCAGCCCATGATGAAGAGCATCCAGCTGGCGACCTGGGGGAAGAGATTGGCGTAGTGTGAGAGGACTGACGCGGCGAGGCTGGGGTTAGTGAACGGTGCGAGGGGCAGCACTTACAAAGCCTGGAGCACGCCGAGACACCCAAGGCCGTACGACTTGCTCAGCATGGGGATGTAGATGTCGAAGAGGGTCTTGGGAAAGCCGACCTCAGACAGCAGGAGGACCAGGGTTTCGCAGACTGCTGCGTTAGCAAGCGTCGAGTTTCTGCCACTCACGGATAAAGACGCGGTTGAGGATGGACCAGAAGGGGCCACCGGTCTGCGACGGGATGGTCGAGTGCTGCATGTAGTTGCATGTCCAGGTATTGTTCAACGAAGTCGCGACGGTCGAGTTGaacaccgccgcgcgcgagtgcaTCGTGCTGCTCGTGGTCGACACGGTAGAGGTGACCTCGTTTGTGTGCTTGGCGGCCTTCATGGCATTGACGTCGCTGCGGAGTCAGCGTAGCCTGGCGAGGTGAGTATCACCCACTCAACGATCGTGACGACGTTGCTGATGAAGACGAGCAGCATGGCGATTATGCTCAGCGCGCGGAGAGCGTTCAGGCCGATGaaggcgaccgaggaggggcgctgcgccgccgcgaagGGGCGGAGGTGGGGTGGCGGGGCTGGGGTCATGGTGacggtgggtggtggtgtgttgcgagtggtgagtggtgagGTGTCAGGTTGGTTAATGGGCGTCGACAGTGTCAGTGTTCTTATACTTGCTACTGGGGCAGtgtggtcgacgtcgacgacaacgacggcgaggtggacaaTAGCGAAGACGGCGTGATcagcgatggcgagcggTATTGTCCGCCACAATGCAACTGCGATGCATGTATGtccgccacacacacacacacacacacatcgtGCCTATCCACCCGCACGCAAGCTCGCAAGGCATCTCGCTCTCCAATGCTCGTTGCGTTGTGCGACCAAGGAATCCGCCACCAATCGACTGCCACATCATGACAAGGCACAAACGTCATTTTGGCAGTGTCAGTAGTAGCCGCGGTACCCCTGGCCGCCCGGCTGGCTGCGTAGCTGGGTGGGgtgacggcgcgcgacgacgcgaatTAAGCGTGCTTCGTCAAGTGCCTGATCTAATACCGATGGGTGAGCAGTCAGTCttggcgcgtcgcgcgccgccgtctctACCTCGCAGTCGACGAGCATGCACATGAATGAATGCGGCCAACGTCATGCATGTGCATTGAAGAACGAGTGCCCCGTCAATTGGGGTGCATGCAGCAACAGGTTGCAGTGGCCaggccttggccgccgccgccgccgccgcaaaTCTCGCCTGGCTGTCTGGCTAGGggtgcccgccgcgccgcgccgccgctttggtgcccgacgcgacgccacGGGTGGGGTGGGCTCCAGGGTTCACTTTGGACGCGCGAACCCTCTCTCTTGCCGTACGGGAGGGAGCTACGAGGCGGAggggtgcgcgcggcggcgcgggttGTATTGTTCTTTGTTGCGTGATGCGGCTAGGagcagcgaggcgaggaccCCATGCATGGCCTGGCATGGCCCCTCAAACCCTAGCATAGTGGTCGAGACCCCCCTTCCGTCTGCCCCGGGAATGAATGGCGTGGTAGTGGTGCGTCTTTGGGCTGCATGCCAAGTGGGTcactgcacgcacgcacgcgccaTCAGCCAACCTTTGCAGCACAACCCTCGTCTCAGTCTCTCTCTTCCAGTCTCTCTTCCAGTCTCTCCTCTGCTCGAGCCACTTCGTGCAAC encodes the following:
- the CXT1_7 gene encoding Beta-1,2-xylosyltransferase 1, whose protein sequence is MRLSHTRTRSRADSASGSRRQRGESVSSGSAATAAGVYAALVDSNDDDEPAPSSSSSKPKARAMSPIARKVHARRVSSSTSRRFLTTPKRGATTTPQSPPAWVPPFARRLLRPARPRRLLLLLVVVATLLLLHWLGDDGLLDHVSTQPFRWLAPPEPPCRFVSPVEAYFADLARLRGIYGNASATTTTAGAEALRSAAAAQHKHSHHVFSSTGHMVVSKDESAPHPIPLLLALGERRWEELLARQSRTLAEATMEYERRYGRVPPKGFDLWWAFASENQLVLPDEYDRINLDLAPFWALPRKEVRRRLAKVMKMNEVFVLEIKNGRVRPRIEDKGGLAWEGTWPRAKAAVKLVRSFAHHLPDLNATFSIFDQPQIYLSWGRRSSLASLGLKGQHTSLLDEEDNGNVELGRSCPPDSALRTNPTGYEGKSFIYNSLEAGDFCHNPYIVPLHGLTLEAHTPESHPRPHSQLLPLFSLAKTSINSDILVTPLDQFADRTGRDPVWEKKSDARLVWRGSPTGMAEMTRDVPWRQSHRVRLHHFANNHSLGLTSFMVPDLGHGHEQEHAHANGHYGQLRQNVPPLGYRTENGSAWGVGNYFFDMALAGQPIQCDEDDGTCDDMEREIKFARFQRSTVMNKHKFLLDIDGNGWSGRFRRLMSTNSVVIKSGIFTEWFQPHLIPWFMYIPSKLDFSDLTDILAFFRGSPKQPDLMFDGTAKALAHNGKCFVERMFRLEDLQAYMFRLFLEYARIVADDDEDMDFHYDPLLHDPVDQDVSGENGDDEDDEAERVDRVPFLGAEDVLGGGEAPPRTTATSEQHHTAPSRTPRPLGGQNGKVTTTGPNTPPGEGARRGPESSAGSVRLPTTTAADAEATTDPEGDHIIPFDQAMAELEQPPSHASASASALAHDPTTASAQRRPQVTDSDDAEEDDDFM
- the LAS1 gene encoding Protein LAS1; translated protein: MRPPRRVPWASKAELAELYDLIFSPAATDETRQAALSRMAVYISSPSCPAFLHLLHTLVGALALPYPAASAHDAGVLRMTYAMAVVRFVNGMVDPLQTGPYARPISHLAASLGLPPSLVALRHRATHEDLPPLPLLRRAMEQAVDYLHRNSFLPLLSSSASSSGGRWDRRARAEGLVSRWKKVVKARVRAREVGMANESGQALGRLKREVEGADVEELVEAVVRVGLVPVARKKRPSKSATAPPQESLLVWTPLLSQLAELHTSAVVASQLSEQLVSAILETAPRHAPPAETADDAAEQRKEVASYRWTLATWLFTLWSGRVDALQVTDDDKTEAVRQLARELFHDDEVLRRIYATVAETTDAAPSLDSLAELLPAPAAAGDEDEDDSDAELDGLEVNDGDEPEQLDVSVEASLEAMEANVRSLERKLASRRPEAESGATGGDNPAAAELAPGWRRVEGWKACPIGVWA